From Primulina tabacum isolate GXHZ01 chromosome 2, ASM2559414v2, whole genome shotgun sequence, one genomic window encodes:
- the LOC142537475 gene encoding glutathione S-transferase T3-like produces the protein MTSSKHGAALSIEEDKLLVMAYLDVSQNPIIGINQSRDRLWSRVAATYNEQLAGNSTEPRTTKALQCHWFNINKIVQNFSLCVSQVELSRPSGASEKDILDQAKALFKQSAGSTWRLDHVWYLLKDQEKFRPSNAILSNFIPNRGNIDSSQSDHSPNTESPTPDSGGLSGFAINLDEDNPSEGCSQRPIGIKKGQSQKKSY, from the exons ATGACTTCATCTAAACATGGTGCTGCCTTGTCAATCGAGGAGGACAAACTACTTGTGATGGCTTATCTTGATGTCTCCCAAAATCCAATAATTGGTATAAACCAATCACGCGATAGGTTATGGTCACGAGTGGCAGCTACATACAACGAACAACTCGCTGGTAACTCAACAGAGCCTCGAACTACTAAGGCCCTCCAATGTCACTGGTTCAACATAAACAAGATTGTCCAAAACTTTAGTTTATGTGTTAGCCAGGTGGAACTTAGCCGTCCAAGTGGTGCTTCTGAGAAAGACATT TTGGATCAAGCAAAAGCCTTATTTAAGCAATCAGCTGGGTCGACTTGGCGGTTGGATCATGTATGGTATTTGCTTAAGGACCAAGAGAAGTTTAGGCCATCAAACGCTATTTTATCGAATTTCATACCAAACCGCGGGAATATCGACTCATCCCAATCTGACCATTCTCCCAACACAGAATCACCAACACCCGATTCTGGAGGGCTATCTGGGTTTGCTATAAACCTGGATGAAGATAATCCATCAGAAGGGTGTTCTCAGCGTCCAATTGGCATAAAAAAAGGCCAAAGCCAAAAGAAAAGCTACTGA
- the LOC142537474 gene encoding uncharacterized protein LOC142537474 — protein sequence MAADSTDEYIKIGESTAIESLKRFCRAVVEVFGDWYLRSPNAEDIERILIIGKQRWAGQYAGRSGKPTIILEAVADYELWIWHAFFGFPGSNNDINVLSKSHLFVNLANGVGPPANYVKQGKEYTMGYYLADGMYPKWATLLQTIHNPQGPKKKYFAARQESCRKDVERAFGVLQSKWAIITGPCTSLEQTITDYGEAPIPDVEMARDEHVRFQEFIAHHRKIKDKLAHYALRDALIDHLWEEYSDSEY from the exons ATGGCGGCAGATTCAACGGATGAGTATATTAAAATCGGGGAGTCTACTGCGATTGAAAGTTTAAAAAGATTTTGTCGGGCTGTGGTGGAGGTTTTTGGTGACTGGTATCTTCGATCTCCAAATGCTGAGGACATTGAAAGGATTCTCATTATTGGAAAACAAC GTTGGGCTGGACAATATGCTGGTCGTAGCGGAAAACCAACCATCATTTTGGAGGCCGTAGCAGATTACGAGTTGTGGATATGGCATGCATTCTTTGGTTTTCCAGGTTCAAACAATGACATTAATGTGTTATCAAAATCTCATCTCTTTGTTAATTTGGCCAATGGTGTAGGTCCCCCTGCTAACTATGTCAAACAAGGAAAAGAATACACCATGGGATACTACCTAGCAGATGGTATGTATCCAAAGTGGGCTACTCTATTGCAAACAATCCACAATCCACAAGGTccaaagaagaaatattttgcagCACGACAAGAAAGTTGTAGAAAAGATGTTGAACGAGCATTTGGAGTATTGCAATCAAAGTGGGCGATAATCACTGGACCCTGCACGAGTTTGGAGCAAACAA TCACAGATTATGGCGAGGCACCCATCCCAGATGTTGAAATGGCACGTGATGAGCATGTCCGATTTCAAGAGTTTATTGCACACCATcgtaaaataaaagataaattgGCTCACTATGCACTCCGAGATGCTCTTATTGACCATTTGTGGGAGGAGTACAGTGATTCGgaatattag